The Candidatus Limnocylindrales bacterium genome contains the following window.
TTAACCGGTTATTTTCTCTGGATTTTAATCCCTATTCCTCCCCTCCTAAGGGATAAATTCTACCTCTTAAATGTCAGATTTTTTTACGATTTGGGTTATTGGAGTCCTTCTCGGAAAGATCATCCTTCCACCTGGAATCCCGTTGGTGAGGAGGAGGAAGACCTAAGATTTTTCCTATGGTATAATTTCTGCAATTCTTGACAGGATAAGCGGACTGGTAGATTCGATAACCGAAGAAGGGTATTTTTGGTGTATCAGGTTAGTTCTCCGTTCAATAGCTTGAGTTGATCCAGGAGGTTGCCGTTTGCCTGCTCGGGAGCGTGGGCATTTTGCCCCCTCACTCTCCCCTAATCCCCTATCGACGGAGGGAATGGGAGCTTCAGGAGAGGGGAAAGGTAGGACAGGCACTTGTGCTCCAGCAAGGCAATTACCCATTTATCCCCATCGAGTTGTTCTGAGATTTCCAAAACGGCATTCCAACAGGAAGTAATTCTTCAATTACCCTCCTTCAATCCCAAATAATCAGATTATGCTGAAAGCTGTTTGCTTGTAAGTGAAGGGGACGGAGTCTGGGCAAGGACCACACCTTTTAGAGATCACCTTTACCAGATTTTCTTTCAAACTTATACCGAAAAATCCGGAGTGTGCTGATACAGAGATTTCGGTGGATTGGGTTATACAGCACATTAAGAACCTATCGTTGAAGAAAGCCCGCAGAAGATAATAAGGGAGCGCTGTAGGGAGTTGCTGACTGTACAAGTTCCGGAAATAATTCACGCGACCGATTCACGCCAGGAACGAGGAGATAGATAGGAATGTTGGAAGATTCTAAGCAACGATCCTATTGGAGACGACGGATTCAACGACATCTCATACTGGCTTTGGTAAGTGGGATACTTATGTTATTGATTTTCCATACTTTACCTTCCACAAGAAATGTTGTCTTCCGGTTAAGTATGGCTTCTGCCTATGCCGGCCTTACTTTCTTGGGTTTATCACTTATTATAGGACCCTGGAATGTTTTGCAGGATCGTCCCAATCCCATAAGTACCGATTTGCGGCGAGATGTTGGAATCTGGGCCGGACTTCTGGGTCTAGTTCACATGATAGTGGGCTTACAGGTACATATGGGTGGGAAGTTTTGGCTCTATTTCCTCTATCCGCCTAATCAATCGCACTTTTTGCCTCTCCGTCATGATGCTTTCGGTTTCGCCAACTTTATGGGACTGGTTGCAACGCTAATACTGATATTGCTTTTAAGTCTGTCAAACGATTTTTCTCTCCGTGCACTGGGTGTGAAGCGTTGGAAGGCACTCCAGCGTTGGAACTATGTGGGTTTCGCAGGTACGGTGGTGCATGGTGCGGTGTACCAGTTCATTGAGGAACGAAAACTCTTTTTCGTGGGACTGTTTGGGGGGATGGTGCTGATGGTAATTATCAGCCAGCTCGCCGGTTTCCAAAAAATTCGCAGGCAGTTAGATCAAGGGAACAGGATAGGGAAGACCCTCAACCAGTGATAAAGCTACTGATATGGCTAATTCCTAATCTGTAAAAGAGGAAAGAATAGAGGAAACCAACTTTTTATCGATGTTTAGAAGAGTATAGAAATATGTCTGAGAACCCGCAAATAGGTTCCTATAAATATTACGAACGGCTTTATGAAGTGGAAGGAGAACACTGGTGGTTCAGAGGCATACGTACCATTACTGCCGGGATTTTAGATGCCAGGTATCAGGGGGCGAAGAACCTGCATATCCTGGATGCGGGATGTGGGACAGGGGTTACGCTCACCTGGTTGAAACGGTATAGTTTACCCAAACAAATAGTAGGCATAGATCTGTCATGGTATGCTTTACAATTTTGTCAAAGACGGGGCCATCCTCTTTTATGTCAGTCCTCGGTTCTGGAATTACCCTTTAAAAGCAATTTGTTTGATTTGATTGTATGCCATGATGTCCTTCAGCATTTGCCGGGAAATAGTTCCGACAAAATAGCTTTGGGAGAGTTCTACCGAACCCTGAAGCCAGGAGGTTGCTTGCTTGTGCGGACAAACTCGAGTCAGGGAATGGGCAGGGGAAAGTCTTTAAAAGAGGAAGACTATAGGATGTACCGTCTGGATGAGTTATGCGATAAAGTTCAGCAGAAGGGCTTTCGTATTTTGAAAGCAACTTATGCCAATAGCTTGTTGTCTATTTTTCCTACGGTCAAGCGTTATTTAAGGCAAAGAAAAAACCACCGTTCCCATCATCATAATCAAGGATTAGCTGTCAGATTGCTTCCACCCCCTCTACGATGGCTGAATATCCTTCTGTATGGAGTGATGAAAGGTGAAGCCTGGTTTCTTTCTAAGCCTTCCAGGATATTACCCTTTGGTCACACCATTATTCTTTTAGTTCAAAAACCAGGACTTGAAAATGGGGACCATTCCAAAATTTAAAAAAGCCCTGACCTGATTTTCAACCTGTTTATACAGGAGTTTTAGGAAGAGATCCTATGCATCTGGGAGTCAATGCAATTCGTTTTACAAGGAAATTTACAGGGGTCGGGAGATATATGGAGTGTGTTCTCAAAGAATGGAGCCAGATGGACCTTCCGTTTGATAGAATTACACTTTTTACCCATACTCCCCTCCAACAAGAAGTACTTTCATTTCCCTTAGAGAGATATCAGGTAAAAGTAATCGGTAAAAAACTTCCCGATCCATTATGGGAATGGAGTTCCTTGCGTTCCCAGTCTAAAGATCTGGATGTATTATTTTGTCCGTCTTATACGATTCCAATAGGCTACACGGGAAAATGTCTGGTAACCAATCTGGGTCCGGCTGAAAATACCCTGGGAAGTTATCATTGGTGGAGGGCCCAGGTGTATGAACTCTTATACCGATACAGCGCCCATAAGGCTAACAAAGTATGTGCCTGTTCCCATTCAGTAAAGAAACGCCTTATTGAGGTTTATAAAATACCCCCCCAAAAAATTAAGGTAACCTACTTAGCGGCCAGTGAGGCATTTCGCCCTATTCACGATCACGTAACTTTAGAGCAGATCCGACGTCACTACATCGGTGGAGATAACCCAGTTATATTGTTTGTCGGTAAACTGGCCAAACGACATTACATTCCTCATCTCTTGAAAGCCTTTGCTGGCGTGAAAAAAAGTAAAAACATTCCCCACAAATTAGTATTAGTCGGCCCGGATTATCTAAACTTGAACATACCTGCCCGTGCAAATAAACTCGGGATAGGAGATTCTGTGATTCATATCCCCTATGTATATCATAAGGATCTACCTCCGCTTTACAATATTGCAGAGTTTTTTGTTTATCCCTCTTCAGAAGCAGAGGGCTTCGGTATCCCTGTCATAGAAGCCATGGCTTGTGGAGTTCCCGTTATTACAGTCAACCAGGGTAGTTTACGCGAGTTTGCGCCAGGAGCCGCCTTTTTAATACAGTCCAGTGCGGTATCGGAGTTACAAAATGCTTTGGAAAAAATGATATATGATGCAGACCTAAGAAAAGATTTAGCTGCTAAAGGACTTGAACGGGCAAAGACCATTACCTGGCAGATTACTGCAGAGAAAACTATGGAGATCTTATGGGAACTGGCACAGGCTTAAAAAATATGGCCTCCTTGAGCTCATCTAACCCGGGATAAACCAGGATGAGGGGGGTTAGAAATCACAGAGGTATAAAATTATGATAAGTTTGCTGAAACGAATGGTAAGGCATATAAGGCTTTCACTTAGAACCATAACTTCGCCAGAAGACAAAACCCCACCCTTTCTGATTTTATTTATTAACTCGACCTGTAATTTAACCTGTGAACATTGTTTTTATTGGCGAAGTTTGAATAAAGAGGATGATCTGACACGGGATGAAATAATTAATCTGGCAAAGGAGCTAGGGCCTCTAGAAAATCTAAATTTATCAGGTGGAGAACCTTTCATCCGACAAGAACTGGGTGAGATCTGTAGATTTTTTATCTCGAATAACAAGGTAAAGCAAATTTATATCCCAACCAGCGGTTATTTCACCAAAAAAACTGAGAAACAACTCAAAGAAATATTGAAAGAACCTTCTCTTCAACTCGTTGCCATAGAGTTATCCCTGGATGGTATGCCAGAATATCATAACAAATTTAGGGGCAATAATAAATCGTTTGAGAATGCAATGGAAACCTATGATATGCTGGCAGAACTCCAAAAAATAGATCCCAGAGTTCGTATCCATTCTATTTCTACCGCTACATCTGAAAATATTCATGAAATCATGAAATTGACCCATTACTTGTATGAGCGATGTCCCGCCATGGATCATCATAATCTGGCAATTATTCGCGGAGATCGGAAGAACCCTTCTTTAAAAGGTCCTCAACTGGAAGCTTATAGAAATCTTTACCAGACGATAGCCCTGGTATGGAGAGAAAGGGAGAAAAAACGTTTTGGGGCGATTGTAGAGCCCCTGCTTCAATGGGCAAAATACGAGACCATCCGGCAACAAACTCAGGTCATACCCTGTATGGCGGGAAGATTGAGTGCGGTTGTGTATGCAAATGGAGATGTCAGCGTATGTGAAATTCATCCTCCCCTGGGTAATCTCAGAGAGAAAAGTTTTTTTGAGATATGGAATTCACCTGCAGCTCGTAGACTTCGAGAAGATATCCGGGCAAAGAAGTGCTACTGCACGACGGAAATGTTTCTCTGGCCCAGCATTACCTTTCAACCCCTGCAACTGGTAAAAGCTTTATATGGGGCACGGAGGTGGGAGAAACCCAGACTGGGTTAAGGAATCGAACAAGAAAATCTGCGAAAGAAATGGTTAATATCTTTGCTGAAGAAAATTTGAGATTGTTGGAAGGCTTTCCTCTTTGCTGTCCCCAGTGTAAGGGGATCATCTTACAACAAAAAGAGAGATTCCTTTGTAAGGTTTGTAAAAGGCAATTTCCTGTCATCGCCGGTATTCCGGATTTCAGAATTTTTGGGGATCCCTATCTCAATTTTGAGAATGACTATAAAAGGGCTCAATTAATTGCAGAGAATGCCCCTAAATTTAACTTCCAGGAATTACTTAAATTTTACTGGAGCCACAGCCCTGAAACCCCTTCACCATTACGCGAAAAATTTGTCCGAACTGCCCTATTGGCTGAAGCAAAAGCAGAAGGCATCTTAAAGGAGTTAGCTCTCTTTTCTGGGGATCTGATCAAAACAAATCAGAACGTACTGGAAATAGGATGCGGTACAGGAGGATTCTTAATATCTGCCGTAAAAACCTATTCCCGTGTGATAGGGATCGACATTGCACTTCGATGGCTTATAGTAGCCCGAAAGAGACTTGAAGAATCAGGTAAAAAGGTTCCCTTAATCTGTTGTTGTGCTGAATATCTCCCTTTCCCGGATGGATTTTTTAATTTGGTCGTTGCCGCTGCGACCTTAGAACATACCCGTGATCAATCCAGGGTGATCTCAGAAAGCTATCGGGTCTTACAGAATGGAGGAATTCTTTTCCTGAGTACCCCCAACCGTTATAGTCTTACCGTAGAACCTCATGTCTACCTCTGGGGGGTGGGATTTCTTCCCAGATCCTGGATGCCCCGATATGTATACCTTTTAAAGGGCGTAGGTTATAAGAATTACCGGTTGCTTTCTTATTTTGAGCTTAAAAAATTGCTGAACCCTGTTTTCGGTAAGGTGAGATTCTCGTTACCCGATGTGGATGATACGATGTTGATTAATTTTAGCCGTTGGAAAAGATTTCAGGTAAAAGTTTATCGAAACTTACGCAAAATATCTCTGTTTAGAGCTCTTTTCCTTTTGTGCGGACCTATGTATCACATTTTATGTCAAAAAGTTTCTAAGCCCTAATAGAATTTCTCCATGAAATAATAATGTTTCCAGAGAAAAATAATAATCTATCAATCATCATAGCCAGTCATAACAGTTTAAAAGAACTCTCACTTTGTCTATCGAGTCTCCAAAGCCAACAGATACCGGCCAATTCTTTCCAGAGTATCGAGATTATCGTGGTGGGAAATTTATCGGACGAAGAACTTATCCGACTCAAGGAACTTTATCCAACCGTTCGAGTGTTACGAGCGGACCCTCAGGCTTCCGTACCGCATCTCCGGTCACAGGGCATAAGAGAAGCCCAAGGAGATATCCTTGCTCTTTTAGAGGATCATTGTATACCTGCGCCGGATTGGTATCGTTCTATTCTTTCAGCACATCGTTCAGGACATCTGGTCGTAGGAGGGACCGTGGAAAATGGGAGTACAGAACGGATCGTGGATTGGGCTGTTTACCTGTTTGAGTACAGTACCTACATGAAGCCACTTCCCCGCGGAGAAGTGCAACAATTACCGGGAAATAATATCAGTTATAATCGCCGGGTACTTCCTCTATTAAAAGACCTGCTAGAAAAAGACCTGTGGGAATCTTTCTGGCATAAGCGGCTCTTAGAAGAAGGAATTTGTTTAATATCAAATCCTGATATGGTCGTCTATCATCATAAATCTTTTTGTATCCAGGAATTCTGGCATCTGGTGCGCTTACATGGTCACAATTATGCAGTTTCACGAACCTTTGACGCCTCACATAAAAAATGGCTTTGGATGGCAGGCGTCTTTTTTTTACCTTTTATTATGTGGTTTAGAATCGGTAAGCGCATTTTAAGCAAACGAAGGCATGTGAAAAAATTTATTCTCGCATCTCCTTTTCTGCTTTGGTTTAATATAGGATGGACTCTAGGGGAGATAACAGGAACCATTACAAAACGTCCGAAGCCGGAGACAGGATGGACAAAGCCATAATATTTTACAGGATTTTAGAAGTAAGGAATTTTATTTGTGGAGTTGCAGGACAATCCACCCCGATGAGAGGAAAAATATTTAAAATGGGTAATAAGAACAAAGGATCCATAGCCTATTTTGACCAGGTGGCTGCCGATTACTTTCAACGGTATTATGAAAATTCGCCCGGAGGTTATGCCCTGCGTGTGCGCCAGGAAAAGGTATTAGAATTACTCGACAAACCGACAGGTAAGTTGCTGGATGTAGGTTGTGGACCTGGCGTTATGGTTCCTAAGTTAATCAACTTAGGATTTGAATTCTGGGGAGTCGATGCTTCTCCAAGGATGATAGAGCAGTGTCATAAGGCTTTTGGGAAGGTGAACCGTGCCCATTTTACCGTAGGTAATGCGACAGCCCTGGCTTTTGCCGATGAATTCTTTGATGTGATCCTCTGTATGGGTGTGATAGATCGCATTAAAGATTATGAAACAGCGATCCAAGAAATGAGCAGGGTGTTAAAACCCGGTGGAACGCTCCTCATTACTTTTACTAATTTATTAAGCCCCCATGCGGCCTGGCGGAATTTTGTCTTTTACCCGATGATGGCTTGTCTCAGGCCTTTGTATTATGGCCTGACCAGGCGACCCCAGCCC
Protein-coding sequences here:
- a CDS encoding methyltransferase domain-containing protein → MSENPQIGSYKYYERLYEVEGEHWWFRGIRTITAGILDARYQGAKNLHILDAGCGTGVTLTWLKRYSLPKQIVGIDLSWYALQFCQRRGHPLLCQSSVLELPFKSNLFDLIVCHDVLQHLPGNSSDKIALGEFYRTLKPGGCLLVRTNSSQGMGRGKSLKEEDYRMYRLDELCDKVQQKGFRILKATYANSLLSIFPTVKRYLRQRKNHRSHHHNQGLAVRLLPPPLRWLNILLYGVMKGEAWFLSKPSRILPFGHTIILLVQKPGLENGDHSKI
- a CDS encoding glycosyltransferase family 1 protein, whose product is MHLGVNAIRFTRKFTGVGRYMECVLKEWSQMDLPFDRITLFTHTPLQQEVLSFPLERYQVKVIGKKLPDPLWEWSSLRSQSKDLDVLFCPSYTIPIGYTGKCLVTNLGPAENTLGSYHWWRAQVYELLYRYSAHKANKVCACSHSVKKRLIEVYKIPPQKIKVTYLAASEAFRPIHDHVTLEQIRRHYIGGDNPVILFVGKLAKRHYIPHLLKAFAGVKKSKNIPHKLVLVGPDYLNLNIPARANKLGIGDSVIHIPYVYHKDLPPLYNIAEFFVYPSSEAEGFGIPVIEAMACGVPVITVNQGSLREFAPGAAFLIQSSAVSELQNALEKMIYDADLRKDLAAKGLERAKTITWQITAEKTMEILWELAQA
- a CDS encoding radical SAM protein, with the translated sequence MISLLKRMVRHIRLSLRTITSPEDKTPPFLILFINSTCNLTCEHCFYWRSLNKEDDLTRDEIINLAKELGPLENLNLSGGEPFIRQELGEICRFFISNNKVKQIYIPTSGYFTKKTEKQLKEILKEPSLQLVAIELSLDGMPEYHNKFRGNNKSFENAMETYDMLAELQKIDPRVRIHSISTATSENIHEIMKLTHYLYERCPAMDHHNLAIIRGDRKNPSLKGPQLEAYRNLYQTIALVWREREKKRFGAIVEPLLQWAKYETIRQQTQVIPCMAGRLSAVVYANGDVSVCEIHPPLGNLREKSFFEIWNSPAARRLREDIRAKKCYCTTEMFLWPSITFQPLQLVKALYGARRWEKPRLG
- a CDS encoding methyltransferase domain-containing protein, which translates into the protein MVNIFAEENLRLLEGFPLCCPQCKGIILQQKERFLCKVCKRQFPVIAGIPDFRIFGDPYLNFENDYKRAQLIAENAPKFNFQELLKFYWSHSPETPSPLREKFVRTALLAEAKAEGILKELALFSGDLIKTNQNVLEIGCGTGGFLISAVKTYSRVIGIDIALRWLIVARKRLEESGKKVPLICCCAEYLPFPDGFFNLVVAAATLEHTRDQSRVISESYRVLQNGGILFLSTPNRYSLTVEPHVYLWGVGFLPRSWMPRYVYLLKGVGYKNYRLLSYFELKKLLNPVFGKVRFSLPDVDDTMLINFSRWKRFQVKVYRNLRKISLFRALFLLCGPMYHILCQKVSKP
- a CDS encoding glycosyltransferase, with amino-acid sequence MFPEKNNNLSIIIASHNSLKELSLCLSSLQSQQIPANSFQSIEIIVVGNLSDEELIRLKELYPTVRVLRADPQASVPHLRSQGIREAQGDILALLEDHCIPAPDWYRSILSAHRSGHLVVGGTVENGSTERIVDWAVYLFEYSTYMKPLPRGEVQQLPGNNISYNRRVLPLLKDLLEKDLWESFWHKRLLEEGICLISNPDMVVYHHKSFCIQEFWHLVRLHGHNYAVSRTFDASHKKWLWMAGVFFLPFIMWFRIGKRILSKRRHVKKFILASPFLLWFNIGWTLGEITGTITKRPKPETGWTKP
- a CDS encoding class I SAM-dependent methyltransferase encodes the protein MGNKNKGSIAYFDQVAADYFQRYYENSPGGYALRVRQEKVLELLDKPTGKLLDVGCGPGVMVPKLINLGFEFWGVDASPRMIEQCHKAFGKVNRAHFTVGNATALAFADEFFDVILCMGVIDRIKDYETAIQEMSRVLKPGGTLLITFTNLLSPHAAWRNFVFYPMMACLRPLYYGLTRRPQPPALVSLARLYTQNAATRLVTKYCGRVTDVVYFYINLFLSPLDELFPRWAVWTAERLEPLCSGKLKWLGASFIVKAKKRSHFHATS